One Thunnus thynnus chromosome 18, fThuThy2.1, whole genome shotgun sequence genomic region harbors:
- the fntb gene encoding protein farnesyltransferase subunit beta yields the protein MDGVPTPLRCFSECHSAEMFADDGVETVTSVEQKKVERSIEEVISVYKQIHSLPQPSLLREQHYQYLKKGLRHLSDAYECLDASRPWLCFWILHSLELLEEPIPAAVASDVCQFLARCQSPTGGFAGGPGQHAHLAPTYAAVNALCIIGTEEAYNIIDREKLLDFLWSVKQPDGSFVMHVGGEVDVRSAYCAASVASLTNILTPKLFEDTTNWILRCQNWEGGLSGVPGLEAHGGYTFCGTAALVILGKEHMLDLKALLRWVVSRQMRFEGGFQGRCNKLVDGCYSFWQAGLLPLLHRALFKEGESELSLQRWMFEQQALQEYILLCCQNPTGGLLDKPGKSRDFYHTCYCLSGLSIAQHFGNMDFHHETILGKEENRLAPTHPVYNICPEKVAQALQRFHRLPVPDDNRQQGDDRPSDPAAAPAAAGSADRQS from the exons ATGGACGGTGTACCGACGCCCCTGCGGTGCTTCAGCGAGTGTCACTCAGCAGAGATGTTCGCGGATGACGGGGTGGAAACGGTGACTTCGGTGGAGCAG AAAAAAGTTGAACGCAGCATCGAAGAAGTCATCAGTGTTTACAAGCAAATACACAGTTTACCACA GCCAAGTTTGTTGCGGGAACAACACTACCAGTATCTCAAGAAGGGCTTACGTCACTTATCAGATGCTTATGAG TGTCTGGATGCTAGTAGACCGTGGCTTTGCTTCTGGATTCTTCACAGTCTGGAGTTACTAGAGGAGCCCATTCCTGCTGCTGTCGCCTCCGa tgTGTGTCAGTTCTTGGCACGCTGTCAGAGCCCAACGGGAGGCTTCGCCGGTGGACCGGGTCAGCACGCCCACCTCGCACCCACCTACGCCGCCGTCAACGCCCTCTGCATCATCGGCACAGAGGAAGCCTATAACATTATAGACAG GGAGAAGCTGTTAGATTTCCTATGGTCAGTGAAGCAGCCAGATGGCTCCTTTGTGATGCACGTCGGAGGGGAGGTGGATGTCAG gAGTGCGTATTGTGCAGCCTCAGTAGCATCGCTCACAAACATCCTCACACCTAAACTGTTTGAGGACACGACTAACTGGATCCTCAG GTGTCAGAACTGGGAAGGTGGTCTGAGCGGAGTGCCGGGTTTGGAGGCCCACGGCGGCTACACTTTCTGTGGCACGGCCGCCCTCGTCATCCTGGGTAAAGAACACATGCTGGATCTCAAAGCCTTGCTG CGGTGGGTGGTCAGCAGACAGATGCGCTTCGAGGGAGGCTTCCAGGGCCGCTGTAATAAACTGGTGGATGGCTGCTACTCTTTCTGGCAGGCTGGACTCCTACCTCTACTCCACAGAGCCTTATTCAAAGAAG GAGAGTCGGAGCTGAGTCTGCAGCGGTGGATGTTTGAGCAGCAGGCCTTGCAGGAGTACATCCTCCTGTGCTGCCAGAACCCAACAGGAGGCCTGCTGGATAAACCCGGCAA ATCCAGAGATTTTTACCACACGTGTTACTGCCTGAGCGGCCTCTCGATAGCACAGCACTTTGGGAACATGGACTTCCATCATGAGACGATCCTTGGCAAGGAGGAGAACAGATTG GCTCCGACTCATCCAGTTTACAACATCTGCCCAGAGAAAGTAGCTCAGGCCCTGCAGCGCTTCCACCGGCTGCCTGTCCCCGACGACAACAGGCAGCAGGGTGACGACAGACCGTCGGACCCCGCCGCTGCCCCCGCCGCCGCCGGATCAGCCGACCGTCAGTCCTAG
- the max gene encoding protein max isoform X2, producing the protein MSDNDDIEVDSDEESPRYHCVADKRAHHNALERKRRDHIKDSFHSLRDSVPALQGEKVGKAQPGSPPGTQMMVTHASRAQILDKATEYIQYMRRKNHTHQQDIDDLKRQNALLEQQVRALEKVKGSTQLQASYSSSDSSLYTNPKGSAVSAFDGGSDSSSESEAEEPPNRKKLRVEAS; encoded by the exons GAAGAATCACCGAGATATCACTGTGTG GCAGACAAACGGGCACACCACAATGCGCTGGAGCGCAAACGTAGGGACCACATCAAAGACAGCTTTCACAGCCTCCGGGACTCGGTACCCGCCCTGCAGGGAGAAAAGGTTGGTAAAGCTCAGCCTGGGAGTCCTCCCGGCACACAAATGATGGTCACTCAT GCGTCTCGAGCTCAAATCCTAGACAAAGCCACAGAGTACATCCAGTACATGAGGCGAAAAAATCACACGCACCAGCAGGATATCGACGACCTGAAGAGGCAGAACGCGCTGCTGGAGCAGCAAG TCCGTGCTCTGGAGAAGGTGAAGGGCTCCACCCAGCTCCAGGCCAGCTACTCATCGTCTGACAGCAGCCTGTACACCAACCCCAAAGGCAGCGCCGTGTCGGCGTTCGACGGAGGCTCAGACTCGAGCTCCGAGTCAGAGGCCGAGGAGCCGCCCAACAGGAAGAAGCTGCGCGTGGAGGCCAGCTAG
- the max gene encoding protein max isoform X7: MSDNDDIEVDSDADKRAHHNALERKRRDHIKDSFHSLRDSVPALQGEKASRAQILDKATEYIQYMRRKNHTHQQDIDDLKRQNALLEQQVRALEKVKGSTQLQASYSSSDSSLYTNPKGSAVSAFDGGSDSSSESEAEEPPNRKKLRVEAS, encoded by the exons GCAGACAAACGGGCACACCACAATGCGCTGGAGCGCAAACGTAGGGACCACATCAAAGACAGCTTTCACAGCCTCCGGGACTCGGTACCCGCCCTGCAGGGAGAAAAG GCGTCTCGAGCTCAAATCCTAGACAAAGCCACAGAGTACATCCAGTACATGAGGCGAAAAAATCACACGCACCAGCAGGATATCGACGACCTGAAGAGGCAGAACGCGCTGCTGGAGCAGCAAG TCCGTGCTCTGGAGAAGGTGAAGGGCTCCACCCAGCTCCAGGCCAGCTACTCATCGTCTGACAGCAGCCTGTACACCAACCCCAAAGGCAGCGCCGTGTCGGCGTTCGACGGAGGCTCAGACTCGAGCTCCGAGTCAGAGGCCGAGGAGCCGCCCAACAGGAAGAAGCTGCGCGTGGAGGCCAGCTAG
- the max gene encoding protein max isoform X5 — translation MSDNDDIEVDSDEESPRYHCVADKRAHHNALERKRRDHIKDSFHSLRDSVPALQGEKASRAQILDKATEYIQYMRRKNHTHQQDIDDLKRQNALLEQQVRALEKVKGSTQLQASYSSSDSSLYTNPKGSAVSAFDGGSDSSSESEAEEPPNRKKLRVEAS, via the exons GAAGAATCACCGAGATATCACTGTGTG GCAGACAAACGGGCACACCACAATGCGCTGGAGCGCAAACGTAGGGACCACATCAAAGACAGCTTTCACAGCCTCCGGGACTCGGTACCCGCCCTGCAGGGAGAAAAG GCGTCTCGAGCTCAAATCCTAGACAAAGCCACAGAGTACATCCAGTACATGAGGCGAAAAAATCACACGCACCAGCAGGATATCGACGACCTGAAGAGGCAGAACGCGCTGCTGGAGCAGCAAG TCCGTGCTCTGGAGAAGGTGAAGGGCTCCACCCAGCTCCAGGCCAGCTACTCATCGTCTGACAGCAGCCTGTACACCAACCCCAAAGGCAGCGCCGTGTCGGCGTTCGACGGAGGCTCAGACTCGAGCTCCGAGTCAGAGGCCGAGGAGCCGCCCAACAGGAAGAAGCTGCGCGTGGAGGCCAGCTAG
- the max gene encoding protein max isoform X3 has translation MSDNDDIEVDSDADKRAHHNALERKRRDHIKDSFHSLRDSVPALQGEKVGKAQPGSPPGTQMMVTHQSTKQASRAQILDKATEYIQYMRRKNHTHQQDIDDLKRQNALLEQQVRALEKVKGSTQLQASYSSSDSSLYTNPKGSAVSAFDGGSDSSSESEAEEPPNRKKLRVEAS, from the exons GCAGACAAACGGGCACACCACAATGCGCTGGAGCGCAAACGTAGGGACCACATCAAAGACAGCTTTCACAGCCTCCGGGACTCGGTACCCGCCCTGCAGGGAGAAAAGGTTGGTAAAGCTCAGCCTGGGAGTCCTCCCGGCACACAAATGATGGTCACTCAT CAGTCTACCAAACAGGCGTCTCGAGCTCAAATCCTAGACAAAGCCACAGAGTACATCCAGTACATGAGGCGAAAAAATCACACGCACCAGCAGGATATCGACGACCTGAAGAGGCAGAACGCGCTGCTGGAGCAGCAAG TCCGTGCTCTGGAGAAGGTGAAGGGCTCCACCCAGCTCCAGGCCAGCTACTCATCGTCTGACAGCAGCCTGTACACCAACCCCAAAGGCAGCGCCGTGTCGGCGTTCGACGGAGGCTCAGACTCGAGCTCCGAGTCAGAGGCCGAGGAGCCGCCCAACAGGAAGAAGCTGCGCGTGGAGGCCAGCTAG
- the max gene encoding protein max isoform X1, translated as MSDNDDIEVDSDEESPRYHCVADKRAHHNALERKRRDHIKDSFHSLRDSVPALQGEKVGKAQPGSPPGTQMMVTHQSTKQASRAQILDKATEYIQYMRRKNHTHQQDIDDLKRQNALLEQQVRALEKVKGSTQLQASYSSSDSSLYTNPKGSAVSAFDGGSDSSSESEAEEPPNRKKLRVEAS; from the exons GAAGAATCACCGAGATATCACTGTGTG GCAGACAAACGGGCACACCACAATGCGCTGGAGCGCAAACGTAGGGACCACATCAAAGACAGCTTTCACAGCCTCCGGGACTCGGTACCCGCCCTGCAGGGAGAAAAGGTTGGTAAAGCTCAGCCTGGGAGTCCTCCCGGCACACAAATGATGGTCACTCAT CAGTCTACCAAACAGGCGTCTCGAGCTCAAATCCTAGACAAAGCCACAGAGTACATCCAGTACATGAGGCGAAAAAATCACACGCACCAGCAGGATATCGACGACCTGAAGAGGCAGAACGCGCTGCTGGAGCAGCAAG TCCGTGCTCTGGAGAAGGTGAAGGGCTCCACCCAGCTCCAGGCCAGCTACTCATCGTCTGACAGCAGCCTGTACACCAACCCCAAAGGCAGCGCCGTGTCGGCGTTCGACGGAGGCTCAGACTCGAGCTCCGAGTCAGAGGCCGAGGAGCCGCCCAACAGGAAGAAGCTGCGCGTGGAGGCCAGCTAG
- the max gene encoding protein max isoform X6: protein MSDNDDIEVDSDADKRAHHNALERKRRDHIKDSFHSLRDSVPALQGEKQSTKQASRAQILDKATEYIQYMRRKNHTHQQDIDDLKRQNALLEQQVRALEKVKGSTQLQASYSSSDSSLYTNPKGSAVSAFDGGSDSSSESEAEEPPNRKKLRVEAS from the exons GCAGACAAACGGGCACACCACAATGCGCTGGAGCGCAAACGTAGGGACCACATCAAAGACAGCTTTCACAGCCTCCGGGACTCGGTACCCGCCCTGCAGGGAGAAAAG CAGTCTACCAAACAGGCGTCTCGAGCTCAAATCCTAGACAAAGCCACAGAGTACATCCAGTACATGAGGCGAAAAAATCACACGCACCAGCAGGATATCGACGACCTGAAGAGGCAGAACGCGCTGCTGGAGCAGCAAG TCCGTGCTCTGGAGAAGGTGAAGGGCTCCACCCAGCTCCAGGCCAGCTACTCATCGTCTGACAGCAGCCTGTACACCAACCCCAAAGGCAGCGCCGTGTCGGCGTTCGACGGAGGCTCAGACTCGAGCTCCGAGTCAGAGGCCGAGGAGCCGCCCAACAGGAAGAAGCTGCGCGTGGAGGCCAGCTAG
- the max gene encoding protein max isoform X4 produces MSDNDDIEVDSDEESPRYHCVADKRAHHNALERKRRDHIKDSFHSLRDSVPALQGEKQSTKQASRAQILDKATEYIQYMRRKNHTHQQDIDDLKRQNALLEQQVRALEKVKGSTQLQASYSSSDSSLYTNPKGSAVSAFDGGSDSSSESEAEEPPNRKKLRVEAS; encoded by the exons GAAGAATCACCGAGATATCACTGTGTG GCAGACAAACGGGCACACCACAATGCGCTGGAGCGCAAACGTAGGGACCACATCAAAGACAGCTTTCACAGCCTCCGGGACTCGGTACCCGCCCTGCAGGGAGAAAAG CAGTCTACCAAACAGGCGTCTCGAGCTCAAATCCTAGACAAAGCCACAGAGTACATCCAGTACATGAGGCGAAAAAATCACACGCACCAGCAGGATATCGACGACCTGAAGAGGCAGAACGCGCTGCTGGAGCAGCAAG TCCGTGCTCTGGAGAAGGTGAAGGGCTCCACCCAGCTCCAGGCCAGCTACTCATCGTCTGACAGCAGCCTGTACACCAACCCCAAAGGCAGCGCCGTGTCGGCGTTCGACGGAGGCTCAGACTCGAGCTCCGAGTCAGAGGCCGAGGAGCCGCCCAACAGGAAGAAGCTGCGCGTGGAGGCCAGCTAG